One Deinococcus radiopugnans ATCC 19172 DNA segment encodes these proteins:
- a CDS encoding EamA family transporter has product MGTRGLLLALMITLIWGLNFVVIKWSVEGAPPLLVAALRFAVAAVPAVFFVRRPAVPARILWGYGLAVGVVQFGLLYLAIALGLNAGLASLLMQIQAFFTALLAAAFLRERIQPWQVAGIALAFAGMATIGLLSGGQVSVLGLGLTLVAALGWAVSNLLVRAAGGANVFSLVVWSSLIAPVPLTLLSGVVSGWDAVAHTLLHGGWELWAAVLYMGLGNTVLGFGVWSLLIQRHGAGRVAPLSLLVPVFGLVSSALLYHEVFPPGKVAGAALIAVGLLLHVFGRRVWPTSSRAARPAGPHP; this is encoded by the coding sequence CTGGGCACGCGCGGACTGCTGCTGGCCCTGATGATCACGCTGATCTGGGGCCTGAACTTCGTGGTGATCAAGTGGTCCGTGGAGGGCGCCCCGCCGCTGCTGGTGGCCGCCCTGCGCTTCGCGGTGGCGGCGGTTCCGGCGGTGTTTTTTGTCAGGAGGCCGGCCGTGCCTGCCCGCATCCTGTGGGGCTACGGGCTGGCGGTGGGCGTGGTGCAGTTCGGGCTGCTGTACCTGGCGATTGCGCTGGGCCTGAACGCTGGCCTGGCCTCGCTGTTGATGCAGATTCAGGCGTTCTTCACGGCGCTGCTGGCCGCCGCCTTTCTGCGCGAGCGCATTCAGCCGTGGCAGGTGGCGGGCATCGCGCTGGCCTTCGCGGGCATGGCGACCATCGGGCTGCTGTCGGGCGGGCAGGTCAGCGTGCTGGGCCTGGGCCTGACGCTGGTGGCGGCGCTGGGTTGGGCGGTCAGCAACCTGCTGGTGCGGGCGGCCGGCGGCGCCAATGTCTTCTCGCTGGTGGTCTGGAGCAGCCTGATCGCGCCCGTCCCGCTGACGCTGCTGTCGGGTGTGGTGAGCGGCTGGGACGCGGTGGCGCACACGCTGCTGCACGGCGGCTGGGAGCTGTGGGCCGCCGTGCTGTACATGGGGCTGGGGAACACGGTGCTGGGCTTCGGCGTGTGGTCCCTGCTGATCCAGCGCCACGGGGCCGGGCGCGTCGCGCCGCTCTCCCTGCTGGTGCCGGTCTTTGGTCTGGTCTCCAGCGCCCTTCTGTACCACGAGGTCTTTCCGCCGGGCAAGGTGGCGGGCGCGGCGCTGATCGCCGTAGGGCTGCTGCTGCACGTCTTCGGACGGCGCGTCTGGCCCACGTCTAGCCGCGCGGCGCGGCCCGCCGGGCCACATCCTTGA
- a CDS encoding single-stranded DNA-binding protein, with translation MLHIEFVTDLGATVTVDVESADKLLDVQRQYGRLGWTSGTVPSGGYQFPLENEPDFDWSLIGARKWTNPEGEEMVIHKGLAYRRRELEAVDSRKMKLPAAVKYSRGARGTDPEHVREKADGEFEYVTLAIFRGGKRQDRYAIPGGRPSQQAARPAAARPQPVAARPAPVAVQEEETPF, from the coding sequence ATGTTACACATTGAATTCGTCACCGATCTGGGCGCGACCGTCACCGTGGACGTGGAGAGCGCCGACAAGCTGCTGGACGTGCAGCGTCAATACGGTCGGCTGGGCTGGACCAGCGGGACCGTGCCGAGTGGCGGCTACCAGTTCCCGCTGGAGAATGAACCAGATTTCGACTGGTCTTTAATCGGGGCCAGAAAGTGGACGAACCCCGAGGGTGAGGAAATGGTCATCCACAAGGGACTGGCCTACCGTCGCCGCGAGCTGGAGGCCGTGGACAGCCGCAAGATGAAGCTGCCCGCCGCCGTCAAGTACAGCCGGGGCGCACGCGGCACCGATCCCGAACACGTCCGCGAGAAGGCCGACGGCGAGTTCGAGTACGTGACGCTGGCCATTTTCCGGGGCGGCAAGCGGCAGGACCGTTATGCCATTCCGGGCGGACGCCCTTCCCAGCAGGCCGCCCGCCCTGCCGCAGCTCGGCCTCAGCCGGTGGCCGCTCGCCCCGCCCCCGTGGCGGTGCAGGAGGAAGAGACACCATTCTGA
- a CDS encoding MFS transporter has protein sequence MTSSTHPAPPAPDGWRTFVWLWSSQALSVLGSAVAGFAFNIYLTVTRFPLAEQKPQLALALSATALAWGLAATLSAPLAGTWTDRHDRRRIMLGADLLGAALTFSVLGLLLLPAAPLWALVLTAGLMGLVSTFHGSAFDASYTTLVPRERLPRANGMMQTIWSLAGLVGPALAALLIGVPALLRKSDALPVWLSGLQNGVPFAYAVDGLSFVLAAAVLSRLSVPSPQEVTDRSQPRSFREDMAFGWKFIGSRRPLLALLLTFAVANLCGSGLGVLEPLIAKFGLAADWQARGSSLTAALATLTVTQSVGGVLGGVFISVWGGLKHQRVLGVLVPMIVSGLALAAFGFSATVLGACAALLILGLTTPAMNAHSQSIWQSQVPPAMQGRVFSVRRLIAQFTSPLSTALAGLLAARYAGGSVAVAAGLLLAGVAAAQLFNPALRRVEDGPKVTAQGAD, from the coding sequence ATGACGTCTTCCACCCACCCTGCCCCACCCGCTCCGGACGGCTGGCGCACCTTCGTGTGGCTGTGGAGTTCGCAGGCCCTGAGCGTGCTGGGCTCGGCGGTGGCGGGCTTTGCCTTCAACATCTACCTGACGGTCACGCGTTTTCCGCTGGCCGAGCAAAAGCCGCAACTGGCGCTGGCGCTGTCGGCCACGGCGCTGGCCTGGGGGCTGGCCGCCACCCTCAGCGCGCCGCTGGCCGGCACCTGGACAGACCGCCATGACCGCCGCCGGATCATGCTGGGCGCGGACCTGCTGGGCGCGGCGCTGACCTTCAGCGTGCTGGGCCTGCTGCTGCTGCCCGCCGCGCCGCTGTGGGCGCTGGTGTTGACCGCCGGCCTGATGGGCCTGGTGTCCACCTTCCACGGTTCGGCCTTCGACGCCAGCTACACCACGCTGGTGCCGCGTGAGCGCCTGCCCCGCGCCAACGGCATGATGCAGACCATCTGGAGCCTGGCCGGGCTGGTGGGACCGGCGCTGGCCGCCCTGCTGATCGGCGTACCGGCCCTGCTGCGCAAGTCTGACGCCCTGCCCGTCTGGCTCTCGGGCCTGCAAAATGGCGTGCCGTTCGCCTACGCGGTGGACGGCCTGAGCTTCGTGCTGGCGGCCGCGGTGCTGTCGCGCCTGTCGGTGCCGTCGCCGCAAGAGGTCACGGACCGCAGTCAGCCGCGCTCGTTCAGGGAAGATATGGCCTTCGGCTGGAAATTCATCGGCAGCCGGCGGCCCCTGCTGGCGCTGCTGCTGACCTTCGCCGTCGCCAACCTGTGCGGCAGCGGCCTGGGCGTGCTGGAGCCGCTGATCGCCAAGTTCGGGCTGGCCGCCGACTGGCAGGCGCGGGGCAGTTCACTGACGGCGGCACTGGCCACGCTGACGGTGACCCAGAGCGTCGGCGGCGTGCTGGGCGGCGTGTTCATCAGCGTGTGGGGCGGCCTGAAACACCAGCGGGTGCTGGGCGTGCTGGTGCCGATGATCGTGTCCGGGCTGGCGCTGGCCGCCTTCGGGTTCAGCGCCACGGTGCTGGGGGCCTGCGCCGCGCTGCTGATCCTGGGCCTGACCACGCCGGCCATGAACGCGCACTCTCAGAGCATCTGGCAGTCGCAGGTGCCGCCCGCCATGCAGGGCCGGGTGTTCAGCGTGCGGCGGCTGATCGCGCAGTTCACCTCGCCCCTGAGCACCGCGCTGGCCGGGCTGCTGGCCGCGCGATACGCGGGCGGGAGCGTGGCCGTCGCCGCCGGCCTGCTGCTGGCCGGGGTGGCGGCGGCGCAACTGTTCAATCCGGCGCTGCGGCGGGTGGAGGACGGCCCGAAGGTGACGGCACAGGGCGCCGACTGA
- a CDS encoding histidinol-phosphatase HisJ family protein, with translation MPPRPSGLYDCHLHTPLCGHATGAPREYAQAALDAGLAGLCFTDHAPMPAWYDAPWRMRLDQLQEYVDGVRAVQAEFAGRLDVRLGLEADFHPGTERFVEGLLTAHDWDYVIGSVHYLGAWGFDNPEFVDEYGARDLGGLYTDYYALIGGAARSGLFDSIGHLDLPKKFGHRDPGGAAALRALDAVAEAGLSLDFNTAGWRKPVAEAYPAPDLVAEAVNRGIGFVLGSDAHQPQEVGFRFADAAALLEGMGARVVTYARRVRLVGDAAPGPQP, from the coding sequence ATGCCCCCCCGTCCCTCCGGCCTCTATGACTGCCACCTGCACACCCCGCTGTGCGGCCACGCCACGGGCGCGCCGCGCGAGTACGCCCAGGCCGCCCTGGACGCGGGTCTGGCGGGGCTGTGCTTCACCGATCACGCCCCGATGCCCGCGTGGTACGACGCGCCGTGGCGGATGCGTCTGGACCAGCTTCAGGAGTACGTGGACGGGGTCCGTGCCGTGCAGGCCGAATTCGCCGGGCGTCTGGACGTCAGGCTGGGGCTGGAGGCCGATTTTCACCCCGGCACCGAGCGCTTTGTCGAAGGGCTGCTGACCGCCCATGACTGGGACTACGTGATCGGCAGCGTGCACTACCTGGGCGCGTGGGGCTTCGACAATCCCGAGTTCGTGGACGAGTACGGGGCGCGCGATCTGGGCGGCCTGTACACCGACTATTACGCGTTGATTGGGGGCGCGGCCCGCTCCGGCCTGTTCGACAGCATCGGCCACCTGGACCTGCCCAAGAAATTCGGCCACCGGGACCCCGGCGGCGCGGCGGCCCTGCGGGCGCTGGACGCGGTGGCGGAGGCGGGCCTGAGCCTCGATTTCAACACGGCAGGCTGGCGCAAGCCGGTGGCCGAGGCGTACCCCGCGCCGGACCTGGTGGCCGAGGCGGTGAACCGCGGCATTGGGTTCGTGCTGGGCAGCGACGCGCATCAGCCGCAGGAGGTGGGTTTCCGGTTCGCGGACGCGGCGGCCCTGCTTGAGGGCATGGGCGCTAGGGTCGTGACATATGCGCGGCGGGTGCGGCTGGTAGGCGACGCCGCGCCCGGCCCACAGCCCTGA
- a CDS encoding PIN/TRAM domain-containing protein encodes MLAVRLFVMLVGLLLGWLAGEALASAQPTDLSRVNTLSLMLAGSLIALLLAPRAERLLTGSVTRFSRWYAGLSPRTVAAATFGLIVALLLSVLLSSLLQSLPFYNWFWSLLVTVILAVFFVNFAAGHAEAFGMLAFPQVRRRNGSKLLDSNVIIDGRILELVRAGFLEGELVVPGFILRELQLLSDSGDAQKRVRGKRGLGLLEELRELRPIRIEDWDDAALKTVDDKLIRLARETGGQIVTNDGNLGKIAKLHDVTVLSINEAAVALKPQVQAGDLLAVTITKGGQQSGQGVGYLEDGTMVVVEDGLKLRGKQARVQVVNNVQTNVGRMIFARLEREGEVA; translated from the coding sequence GTGCTGGCTGTTCGTCTGTTCGTCATGTTGGTGGGGTTGCTGCTGGGCTGGCTGGCCGGGGAGGCGCTGGCCTCGGCGCAGCCCACAGACCTGAGCCGGGTCAATACCCTGAGCCTGATGCTGGCCGGCAGTCTGATCGCGCTGCTGCTCGCGCCGCGCGCCGAGCGTCTGCTGACCGGCAGCGTGACCCGCTTCTCGCGCTGGTACGCCGGCCTGTCGCCGCGCACGGTGGCGGCGGCCACCTTCGGCCTGATCGTGGCCCTGCTGCTAAGCGTGCTGCTGAGCAGCCTGCTGCAGAGCCTGCCCTTTTACAACTGGTTCTGGAGCCTGCTGGTGACGGTGATCCTGGCGGTGTTCTTCGTGAATTTCGCGGCGGGCCACGCCGAGGCCTTCGGGATGCTGGCCTTTCCGCAGGTGCGCCGCCGCAACGGCAGCAAGCTGCTGGACAGCAACGTGATCATCGACGGGCGCATCCTGGAACTGGTGCGCGCCGGATTTCTGGAAGGCGAACTGGTGGTGCCGGGCTTCATCCTGCGCGAGCTGCAACTGCTGTCGGACAGCGGCGACGCCCAGAAGCGCGTCCGGGGCAAACGCGGCCTGGGCCTGCTCGAAGAGTTGCGTGAACTGCGGCCCATCCGCATCGAGGACTGGGACGACGCGGCGCTGAAGACGGTGGACGACAAGCTGATCCGGCTGGCCCGCGAGACCGGCGGCCAGATCGTGACCAACGACGGCAACCTGGGCAAGATCGCCAAGCTGCACGACGTCACGGTCCTGAGCATCAACGAGGCGGCGGTGGCCCTCAAGCCGCAGGTGCAGGCCGGCGACCTGCTGGCCGTGACCATCACCAAGGGCGGGCAGCAGTCCGGCCAGGGCGTCGGCTACTTGGAAGACGGCACGATGGTCGTGGTGGAAGACGGCCTGAAACTGCGCGGCAAGCAGGCCCGCGTGCAGGTGGTCAACAACGTGCAGACCAACGTGGGCCGCATGATCTTCGCCCGGCTGGAGCGGGAAGGGGAAGTGGCGTAG